In Candidatus Sulfotelmatobacter sp., the following proteins share a genomic window:
- a CDS encoding cobalamin-independent methionine synthase II family protein produces MSALPLFPVTTVGSWPRPGVVLASWRALRSGEISPERHERAVDNAVREAVEAQHRAGVDLVTDGEQARDNFYSFVADKLDGVRLMTLAEMLEHVEDKEGFSRLLDTLDVPAFSIRNPTCVGRVRAREPLVLPDLERLRRHTGRPIKVTLPGAYLLTRAMWVPELSREAYDSKEALGRDVVAILREEVARLAAAGADFIQLDEPVLTELVFSQGQTRTFMCASLAARGDPSDELRWAVEMLGEVLASAAGVRTGLHVCRGNWSRDERTLLRGRYAPLAPWLAQVPVTQLVLEYATPRAGEVISPGDKELGLGVVNPRSEDVEAPEQIVARVEAALQVVPRERVFLNPDCGFGTFSARPINDAETAERKLAAMVEAARRLRGA; encoded by the coding sequence TCGGGCGAGATCTCGCCCGAGCGGCACGAACGGGCGGTGGACAACGCGGTGCGCGAGGCGGTCGAGGCGCAGCATCGGGCGGGCGTCGATCTGGTGACGGACGGCGAACAGGCGCGCGACAATTTCTATTCGTTTGTCGCCGACAAGCTGGACGGCGTGCGGTTGATGACGCTCGCCGAGATGCTCGAGCACGTCGAGGACAAGGAGGGCTTCAGCCGGCTGCTCGACACGCTCGACGTGCCCGCGTTCTCGATTCGCAATCCCACCTGCGTCGGCCGCGTTCGCGCGCGCGAGCCGCTGGTGTTGCCGGATCTCGAGCGGCTGCGGCGCCACACCGGGCGACCGATCAAGGTCACGCTGCCCGGTGCCTATCTGCTGACGCGCGCGATGTGGGTGCCCGAGCTGAGCCGCGAGGCGTATGACAGCAAGGAGGCGCTGGGGCGCGACGTGGTCGCCATTCTGCGCGAGGAAGTCGCACGGCTGGCGGCGGCCGGCGCCGACTTCATCCAGCTCGACGAGCCGGTGCTCACCGAGCTGGTGTTCTCGCAAGGGCAGACGCGCACCTTCATGTGTGCGTCGCTGGCGGCTCGCGGCGATCCGAGCGATGAGCTGCGCTGGGCGGTCGAGATGCTGGGCGAAGTGCTGGCGTCGGCGGCCGGGGTGCGCACCGGGCTCCACGTCTGCCGCGGCAACTGGAGCCGCGACGAACGGACGCTGCTGCGCGGCCGCTACGCGCCGCTCGCGCCCTGGCTCGCGCAGGTGCCGGTGACGCAATTGGTGCTCGAATACGCGACACCGCGCGCGGGCGAGGTGATCTCGCCGGGAGATAAGGAGCTGGGGCTCGGCGTGGTGAATCCGCGCTCGGAAGACGTCGAAGCGCCCGAGCAGATCGTGGCCCGCGTCGAGGCCGCGCTACAGGTGGTGCCGCGCGAGCGCGTGTTCCTCAATCCCGACTGTGGCTTCGGCACGTTCTCGGCGCGGCCGATCAATGACGCCGAGACCGCCGAGCGCAAGCTCGCCGCGATGGTCGAGGCCGCGCGGCGGCTGCGAGGGGCGTGA